The proteins below are encoded in one region of Triticum aestivum cultivar Chinese Spring chromosome 1B, IWGSC CS RefSeq v2.1, whole genome shotgun sequence:
- the LOC123077895 gene encoding uncharacterized protein codes for MEIAARSTPSRDRRTNSSVFEIRGHYWNLMLNPRDRKSGDENEYVSLMLVLFQLSERSHTVVEATFKFLLYDQSYGKHHEQHQVSHSFQSTSRVSGSSCMIPLAKLKEQSSGFLVKDSCVFGIQFIKVVAVKGNDVSETLFVQKTSNICSDPQVYTWNIDDFFVLKNPSTSPEFELCGHKWFITLYPSGYDKNGNYLSLSLSMKVPDTLDKDSAILAEVSISIKDQETGNHAKSSARIQFKNDTHTSLWDKFISLEDFKDSSKGYLVKTKCCIEAQVEVIVSSKTV; via the exons ATGGAAATCGCCGCGAGATCTACGCCCTCCCGCGATCGGAG GACGAACTCCAGTGTGTTTGAGATCAGGGGGCATTACTG GAACCTGATGCTGAACCCAAGGGACAGAAAGAGTGGCGACGAAAATGAATATGTTTCTCTTATGCTTGTGCTGTTTCAACTATCTGAGAGATCCCATACGGTCGTGGAGGCAACTTTCAAGTTCTTGTTATATGATCAGTCATATGGAAAGCACCACGAACAGCATCAAG TGAGCCACAGTTTTCAGTCTACAAGCAGAGTCTCTGGGAGCTCATGCATGATCCCCCTCGCGAAGCTTAAGGAGCAATCCTCTGGATTCCTCGTCAAAGACAGCTGTGTTTTCGGTATCCAGTTCATCAAAGTTGTCGCTGTTAAAGGTAACGATGTGTCAGAGACGCTGTTTGTTCAGAAGACTAGCAACATCTGCAGTGACCCGCAAGTCTACACCTGGAACATTGATGATTTCTTTGTGTTGAAGAACCCGAGCACCTCCCCAGAGTTTGAGCTCTGTGGACACAAATG GTTCATCACTCTCTATCCATCTGGTTACGATAAGAATGGGAACTACCTCTCCCTGTCTCTGAGCATGAAGGTTCCGGACACACTCGATAAGGACTCGGCAATCCTTGCAGAAGTTAGCATAAGCATCAAAGACCAGGAAACGGGGAACCACGCGAAATCATCAG CCCGGATCCAGTTCAAGAATGATACCCACACTTCGTTATGGGACAAGTTCATATCGTTGGAAGATTTCAAGGACTCATCAAAGGGTTATCTCGTGAAGACAAAGTGCTGCATTGAAGCTCAGGTTGAAGTCATTGTTTCCTCCAAGACGGTGTAG